The following coding sequences lie in one Palaemon carinicauda isolate YSFRI2023 chromosome 7, ASM3689809v2, whole genome shotgun sequence genomic window:
- the LOC137644608 gene encoding MAGE-like protein 2, with protein MIANPPSPHLIIANLTSPQLMIANPPSPHLIIANTTSPQLMIANPPSPHLIIANLTSPQLMIANPPSPHLIIANTTSPQLMIANPPSPHLIIANLTSPQLMIANPPSPHLIIANTTSPQLMIANPPSPHLIIANLTSPQLMIANPPSPHLIIANTTSPQLMIANPPSPHLIIANPTSPQLMIANPPSPHLIIANLTSPQLMIANPPSPHLIIANLTLPQLMIANPPSPHLIIANLTSPHLMIANTTSPQLMRANPHPHT; from the coding sequence ATGATAGCCAATCCCCCATCCCCACACCTAATAATAGCCAATCTCACATCGCCACAACTAATGATAGCCAATCCCCCATCCCCACACCTAATAATAGCCAATACCACATCCCCACAACTAATGATAGCCAATCCCCCATCCCCACACCTAATAATAGCCAATCTCACATCGCCACAACTAATGATAGCCAATCCCCCATCCCCACACCTAATAATAGCCAATACCACATCCCCACAACTAATGATAGCTAATCCCCCATCCCCACACCTAATAATAGCCAATCTCACATCGCCACAACTAATGATAGCTAATCCCCCATCCCCACACCTAATAATAGCCAATACCACATCCCCACAACTAATGATAGCCAATCCCCCATCCCCACACCTAATAATAGCCAATCTCACATCGCCACAACTAATGATAGCTAATCCCCCATCCCCACACCTAATAATAGCCAATACCACATCCCCACAACTAATGATAGCCAATCCCCCATCCCCACACCTAATAATAGCCAATCCCACATCCCCACAACTAATGATAGCCAATCCCCCATCCCCACACCTAATAATAGCCAATCTCACATCGCCACAACTAATGATAGCTAATCCCCCATCCCCACACCTAATAATAGCCAATCTCACATTGCCACAACTAATGATAGCTAATCCCCCATCCCCACACCTAATAATAGCCAATCTCACATCCCCACACCTTATGATAGCTAATACCACATCCCCACAACTAATGAGAGCCAATCCCCATCCCCACACCTAA
- the LOC137644609 gene encoding MAGE-like protein 2, translated as MIANTTSPQLMIANPPSPHLIIANTTSPQLMIANPPSPHLIIANLTSPHLMIANTTSPQLMIANPPSPHLIIANTTSPQLMIANPPSPHLIIANTTSPQLMIANPPSPHLIIANTTSPQLMIANPPSPHLIIANTTSPQLMIANPPSPHLIIANLTSPHLMIANTTSPQLMIANPPSPHLIIANTTSPQLMIAIPHPHT; from the coding sequence ATGATAGCTAATACCACATCCCCACAACTAATGATAGCCAATCCCCCATCCCCACACCTAATAATAGCCAATACCACATCCCCACAACTAATGATAGCCAATCCCCCATCCCCACACCTAATAATAGCCAATCTCACATCCCCACACCTTATGATAGCTAATACCACATCCCCACAACTAATGATAGCCAATCCCCCATCCCCACACCTAATAATAGCCAATACCACATCCCCACAACTAATGATAGCCAATCCCCCATCCCCACACCTAATAATAGCCAATACCACATCCCCACAACTAATGATAGCCAATCCCCCATCCCCACACCTAATAATAGCCAATACCACATCCCCACAACTAATGATAGCCAATCCCCCATCCCCACACCTAATAATAGCCAATACCACATCCCCACAACTAATGATAGCCAATCCCCCATCCCCACACCTAATAATAGCCAATCTCACATCCCCACACCTTATGATAGCTAATACCACATCCCCACAACTAATGATAGCCAATCCCCCATCCCCACACCTAATAATAGCCAATACCACATCCCCACAACTAATGATAGCCATCCCCCATCCCCACACCTAA
- the LOC137644610 gene encoding MAGE-like protein 2: MIANTTSPQLMIANPPSPHLIIANTTSPQLMIANPTSPHLIIANTTSPQLMIANPPSPHLIIANTTSPQLMIANPPSPHLIIANTTSPQLMIANPPSPHLIIANTTSPQLMIANPPSPHLIIANLTSPHLMIANTTSPQLMIANPPSPHLIIANTTSPQLMIANPPSPHLIIANLTSPHLMIANTTSPQLMIANPPSPHLIIANTTSPQLMIANPPSPHLIIANTTSPQLMRANPPSPHLIIANLTSPHLMIANTTSPQLMRANPHPHT, from the coding sequence ATGATAGCTAATACCACATCCCCACAACTAATGATAGCCAATCCCCCATCCCCACACCTAATAATAGCCAATACCACATCCCCACAACTAATGATAGCCAATCCCACATCCCCACACCTAATAATAGCCAATACCACATCCCCACAACTAATGATAGCCAATCCCCCATCCCCACACCTAATAATAGCCAATACCACATCCCCACAACTAATGATAGCCAATCCCCCATCCCCACACCTAATAATAGCCAATACCACATCCCCACAACTAATGATAGCCAATCCCCCATCCCCACACCTAATAATAGCCAATACCACATCCCCACAACTAATGATAGCCAATCCCCCATCCCCACACCTAATAATAGCCAATCTCACATCCCCACACCTTATGATAGCTAATACCACATCCCCACAACTAATGATAGCCAATCCCCCATCCCCACACCTAATAATAGCCAATACCACATCCCCACAACTAATGATAGCCAATCCCCCATCCCCACACCTAATAATAGCCAATCTCACATCCCCACACCTTATGATAGCTAATACCACATCCCCACAACTAATGATAGCCAATCCCCCATCCCCACACCTAATAATAGCCAATACCACATCCCCACAACTAATGATAGCCAATCCCCCATCCCCACACCTAATAATAGCCAATACCACATCCCCACAACTAATGAGAGCCAATCCCCCATCCCCACACCTAATAATAGCCAATCTCACATCCCCACACCTTATGATAGCTAATACCACATCCCCACAACTAATGAGAGCCAATCCCCATCCCCACACCTAA